The following coding sequences are from one Leptospira mayottensis 200901116 window:
- a CDS encoding tyrosine-type recombinase/integrase, which produces MYWSEKLEYLKNSPPETILNYGYEYIEWKRTAQGNAIATLGNVYLTITKFSNWCELREVRNVKEVTLSLLERYRTYITTMRKANGKELSNNQKYKYLNIVKDYFAWLTKKRVLLLNPALDLEIPKFVKQIIPHNVLSVDEAERILSMPDVTTVYGFRDRVMLEVIYSTGIRRMELGNLYVSDIDFVTKTLLVREGKGKKDRLIPISERALHWIGDYLERVRPLLVRKEKELHLFLGRRGCKVSVNSITKNFTRFRDTAGVKKRQAVHIFRHTTATGMLDNGADIRHVQEMLGHANLSTTQIYTHVAIRKLKEVYNKTHPSLHTPDSSSLVGGASPKKETGSKDKDSNQEESDTS; this is translated from the coding sequence ATGTATTGGAGCGAGAAGTTAGAATATTTAAAGAACTCACCACCCGAAACGATATTAAACTACGGATATGAATATATCGAGTGGAAACGAACGGCGCAAGGAAATGCGATCGCGACTTTGGGAAATGTATATTTGACTATTACAAAGTTTTCAAATTGGTGCGAATTGCGAGAAGTTCGTAATGTGAAAGAAGTAACGTTATCTCTATTAGAAAGATATCGAACGTATATAACGACAATGCGTAAAGCGAATGGCAAGGAACTATCGAACAATCAGAAATACAAATACCTAAATATTGTGAAGGATTATTTCGCGTGGCTTACGAAAAAGCGTGTGTTGCTTTTGAATCCTGCGTTGGACTTAGAGATTCCTAAGTTTGTGAAACAAATCATCCCTCACAATGTATTAAGTGTGGACGAAGCAGAAAGGATCTTGTCGATGCCGGACGTGACGACGGTGTATGGATTTCGTGACAGGGTGATGCTTGAGGTAATCTATTCGACGGGGATACGGAGGATGGAACTCGGGAATTTGTATGTAAGCGATATTGACTTTGTAACAAAGACATTACTGGTTCGAGAAGGTAAAGGTAAAAAAGACAGATTGATTCCGATCAGTGAGAGGGCTCTTCATTGGATTGGGGATTATTTGGAAAGGGTGCGACCGTTACTGGTAAGGAAAGAAAAAGAGTTACATCTATTTTTAGGTAGAAGGGGCTGTAAAGTAAGCGTCAACAGCATTACAAAGAATTTTACAAGATTTAGAGACACAGCGGGAGTTAAAAAACGACAAGCGGTGCATATATTCCGGCATACGACAGCGACGGGGATGCTCGACAACGGAGCGGACATACGACACGTACAAGAAATGCTTGGACACGCGAATTTGAGCACGACCCAAATCTACACACACGTAGCGATTCGAAAGCTCAAGGAAGTGTATAACAAGACACATCCATCACTCCATACACCGGATTCAAGTTCTCTCGTGGGAGGAGCTTCCCCTAAAAAAGAGACCGGATCGAAAGACAAAGATTCAAACCAAGAAGAGTCCGACACGAGTTAG
- a CDS encoding ParA family protein — protein MQIITMASLKGGVAKTTTAINLSIQLWKKRKRVLCMDLDLNNNLTDFFLRGVKEEELDTRNVYHALLEQKEIEACVYETGFSGIHILPATIRLGEMTNELGNDPEVFGSFAENLRKLNYDYIIIDTPVYLSLELRFALSIADLVLFPVRPSRWNYQGMKTLLGEVENIFEEHPEADGFGASVGGGSKLAEKKTKTLLVPSIVGKGKKESERIDRLKKKYKVSKTVISKLSAIETAGELGKPLKENTKGYELFEELTREVLELTCGGKKRKVIQ, from the coding sequence ATGCAAATCATCACGATGGCGTCGTTAAAAGGTGGAGTAGCCAAGACAACAACAGCGATCAATCTTTCGATCCAGTTATGGAAGAAGAGAAAGAGAGTGCTGTGTATGGACTTGGATTTGAACAACAATCTAACAGACTTTTTTCTCCGGGGAGTGAAAGAAGAGGAGTTGGATACAAGGAACGTATATCATGCGCTACTCGAACAAAAAGAGATCGAGGCTTGTGTGTATGAGACCGGATTTTCCGGGATTCATATCTTACCGGCCACGATACGATTGGGAGAGATGACGAATGAATTAGGAAACGACCCGGAAGTGTTCGGATCGTTTGCGGAGAATTTAAGAAAACTCAATTATGATTATATAATCATTGATACGCCGGTGTATCTTTCTTTGGAGCTACGGTTTGCATTGTCGATAGCGGATTTAGTATTGTTTCCCGTGAGGCCGTCCAGATGGAACTATCAGGGGATGAAAACTCTACTGGGAGAAGTGGAAAATATATTCGAAGAGCATCCGGAGGCGGACGGGTTCGGAGCAAGCGTCGGCGGAGGTTCCAAACTTGCAGAGAAGAAAACCAAGACGTTACTTGTTCCTTCAATCGTCGGAAAGGGAAAGAAGGAATCGGAACGAATCGACAGACTTAAAAAGAAATACAAAGTATCGAAGACGGTCATATCTAAGTTATCGGCGATTGAGACGGCGGGAGAACTTGGAAAGCCATTGAAGGAGAACACGAAGGGATACGAGTTATTCGAGGAACTGACTCGGGAAGTCTTGGAACTTACCTGTGGCGGGAAGAAGCGCAAGGTAATCCAATGA